A region from the Pirellulales bacterium genome encodes:
- a CDS encoding TIGR03067 domain-containing protein, which produces MFHFLSLVVVLSAYSLTSIAAAADGDKPTPEETAAMQGAWKIESLISDGEPVAAETIRTWRRLVKNDRVTWKRGEETLVELSIQYNPRAKPMTMVSTIESGDAKGQTMLSIYELNGDELRVCFAPPGKPRPKEFSSTPGSGVLMYTARRIP; this is translated from the coding sequence ATGTTCCATTTCCTGTCGCTCGTTGTAGTGCTGTCGGCATACTCGCTCACCTCGATCGCAGCGGCAGCGGACGGCGACAAGCCCACGCCCGAGGAAACCGCCGCCATGCAGGGCGCCTGGAAAATCGAGTCGCTCATCAGCGACGGCGAGCCGGTGGCAGCCGAAACGATTCGGACCTGGCGACGGCTCGTCAAGAATGACCGCGTGACGTGGAAGCGCGGCGAGGAGACGCTGGTCGAGCTGTCGATCCAATACAATCCGCGCGCCAAGCCGATGACGATGGTCAGCACGATCGAGAGTGGGGATGCGAAAGGGCAGACGATGCTATCGATTTACGAGCTCAACGGCGATGAGCTGCGCGTTTGTTTCGCCCCGCCCGGCAAGCCGCGCCCGAAGGAGTTTTCCAGCACCCCGGGATCCGGCGTTCTCATGTACACGGCACGGCGGATCCCCTAG